Proteins co-encoded in one Scomber scombrus chromosome 14, fScoSco1.1, whole genome shotgun sequence genomic window:
- the f11r.1 gene encoding F11 receptor, tandem duplicate 1 isoform X2: MRFNRLLSVALFVCAATGVSSFSVTSSNPDVKVKENEGVDLTCSYSADFGADARVEWKFKDMKGSQTYIVYDKKITAPYASRVEMFGNNLRFSKVTRNDNGVYDCEVSGNGQFRETRVKLTVLVPPSAPVCRVPTSVTTGKKALLSCFDKDGSPPPQYKWYKDGTLLPADPSKIAAFKNATYRLNQYTGNLEFPASKKMDTAEYYCEASNSAGPAQRCRAMRMEVRDMNTGGIVAGVIVALLLVGLLALGVWYANKKGYLPKKSER; this comes from the exons ATGCGTTTCAACAGGTTGCTCTCAGTGGCTTTGTTCGTGTGCGCAGCAACAG GTGTAAGCAGCTTTTCAGTTACTTCCTCCAATCCAGATGTGAAGGTTAAAGAGAATGAAG GGGTTGACCTTACATGCAGTTATTCAGCGGACTTTGGTGCAGATGCCAGAGTTGAGTGGAAATTTAAGGACATGAAAGGCTCGCAGACATATATCGTTTATGATAAGAAAATCACAG CACCATATGCCAGCCGAGTGGAGATGTTTGGTAACAATCTGAGATTCTCCAAAGTGACCCGTAACGATAACGGAGTGTATGACTGTGAGGTGTCTGGCAACGGCCAGTTCAGAGAGACCAGAGTGAAGCTCACTGTTCTCG TGCCTCCATCTGCACCCGTGTGTCGGGTCCCTACCTCAGTGACAACAGGCAAGAAAGCCCTCTTGTCCTGCTTTGACAAAGACGGCTCACCTCCTCCCCAATACAAGTGGTACAAAGATGGCACCCTTCTGCCTGCTGACCCCAGCAAGATTGCTGCCTTCAAAAACGCCACCTACAGGCTGAACCAATACACTGGCAACCTG GAGTTTCCTGCTTCCAAAAAGATGGACACAGCAGAGTATTACTGTGAGGCTTCCAACAGTGCTGGTCCTGCTCAGCGCTGTAGAGCTATGAGAATGGAAGTCC GTGACATGAACACCGGAGGGATTGTTGCTGGGGTAATAGTGGCTCTCCTGCTAGTGGGCCTACTGGCACTTGGAGTTTGGTACGCCAACAAGAAAGGATACCTGCCCA AGAAGAGCGAAAGGTAa
- the f11r.1 gene encoding F11 receptor, tandem duplicate 1 isoform X1 — protein sequence MRFNRLLSVALFVCAATGVSSFSVTSSNPDVKVKENEGVDLTCSYSADFGADARVEWKFKDMKGSQTYIVYDKKITAPYASRVEMFGNNLRFSKVTRNDNGVYDCEVSGNGQFRETRVKLTVLVPPSAPVCRVPTSVTTGKKALLSCFDKDGSPPPQYKWYKDGTLLPADPSKIAAFKNATYRLNQYTGNLEFPASKKMDTAEYYCEASNSAGPAQRCRAMRMEVRDMNTGGIVAGVIVALLLVGLLALGVWYANKKGYLPSECTLPHLL from the exons ATGCGTTTCAACAGGTTGCTCTCAGTGGCTTTGTTCGTGTGCGCAGCAACAG GTGTAAGCAGCTTTTCAGTTACTTCCTCCAATCCAGATGTGAAGGTTAAAGAGAATGAAG GGGTTGACCTTACATGCAGTTATTCAGCGGACTTTGGTGCAGATGCCAGAGTTGAGTGGAAATTTAAGGACATGAAAGGCTCGCAGACATATATCGTTTATGATAAGAAAATCACAG CACCATATGCCAGCCGAGTGGAGATGTTTGGTAACAATCTGAGATTCTCCAAAGTGACCCGTAACGATAACGGAGTGTATGACTGTGAGGTGTCTGGCAACGGCCAGTTCAGAGAGACCAGAGTGAAGCTCACTGTTCTCG TGCCTCCATCTGCACCCGTGTGTCGGGTCCCTACCTCAGTGACAACAGGCAAGAAAGCCCTCTTGTCCTGCTTTGACAAAGACGGCTCACCTCCTCCCCAATACAAGTGGTACAAAGATGGCACCCTTCTGCCTGCTGACCCCAGCAAGATTGCTGCCTTCAAAAACGCCACCTACAGGCTGAACCAATACACTGGCAACCTG GAGTTTCCTGCTTCCAAAAAGATGGACACAGCAGAGTATTACTGTGAGGCTTCCAACAGTGCTGGTCCTGCTCAGCGCTGTAGAGCTATGAGAATGGAAGTCC GTGACATGAACACCGGAGGGATTGTTGCTGGGGTAATAGTGGCTCTCCTGCTAGTGGGCCTACTGGCACTTGGAGTTTGGTACGCCAACAAGAAAGGATACCTGCCCAGTGAGTGTACACTTCCACATTTACTGTAA